The genomic window attctatattaaatatattttatattttactatcacATTTACGTAGTCCGAAGCTTTCTTTCCTCCATCTAACAAAGATCAAAcaatgcgtgttgccagtgatgacttacggaactgagacatggtcgctaactatgggcctcataagaaggctcaagagtcactcagcgggcgatggagaaagctatgctaggagtatctctacgtgatcaaatgtaAATGAGAAATGTGgtgatccgtaggagaactagagttacccacgtagctcagcgagtcgcaaagctaaagtggcaatgggcagggcacatagctcggagtaccgatggacgttggggtcttaaggtgctggaatggcgaccccgcaccggttaacgcagcgtaggtcggcccccaacgcggtggacagatgacatcaggcgagtcgctgggagccgctggaggcaagcggcccaggaccgtgtatagtggaactccctacaaaagacctatgtccagcagtggacgtcaattggttgacatgacgatgatgatgatttacgtAGTCTAGGTCTAATTTTAAGTTGTAGATAAAATTCCTATAAAAATAAGTTGCTTTTAAATTGCCTCCTTACCTGTTTTTTAACCCCATAGTGCGTCAAGACATCGATTAACGCAACGAAGTATATTTCTTTCTTAGGAGCCcctgaaaatttaattaaaatattagccTACCATAAACAAACTATTGAAGAATaagaaaagtaattttaatctacttatctaaatatttatatgaatacaaAATTCCCggagaatatataaaatacttatcaaAATTAGGATCTCTGGTTATAAGgcttgtagaaaaaaaattaaaatattgaatcaaaaattcaatatttttacatgacCCTTTTTCCTTATgatgatatatacttatgcacccttcaatagtatttcacgttgaatattttatgatttccATGGTTTATTGGAGACCAAGAGACAATTCTCAATTTACCAATATGAATTATTTCTGATTCTGACAAAAGTTACcacaaaaatttaagtttatattcgTAAAAACCCTAAAACTCACCCTCGTGGCTGGGAATGGCGTAAATGTCTAGCTCGGGGATTATCCCTTCATACCGCAGGGATGGTTGGCGCCCTAAGCCACGTGGACTGTCTGGCGGCGTGTTGAACCCCCATCTATGTTTAAAAatccaaactaatattaaaaaaacaaaaatgggtctgtttgtttgttcctcTCAACACAGAACAccgatctttatgaaatatGTCACATTGCATACTGGAGATgagcataggatactttttatgcggCAACAGCACAACGTTCCCAGACCATTTAAAATTTAGCCTATGCTTTGCTCTACGCTGAATTATAAGCTAaggtagcatttttttttttatttacttgcatccatgcctttacATAGTCATGTGGCCCTGTCGgggcgtagcaataagaaacagtttgacTCTTTAGTATAGTCTCGAATTAgtagaaatacatattacatgtcagaataattatttactattaaagatcaagaagaagaaagtcaattatgttaaaaattactgtggtCTGTCAtggaaataaattgaaatgaagTAAACAACAAAGAATTCAAACTTCTGTTAggattaaatacttatatatactattaataCTTTATCAGAACTAGTCTTACAAGACGTCCTAAGAGGGAGAAAGAGAAAGAGAAAGGTGAAGATAGAGTTATAGGAATAATACCTGTCTCCATGCCGATTGTCTGTGTCGCTGTCGCTTTCGGATTCTGCCTCGCTATCTGCCTCGGCCTCGCGTTGCCTCGCCGCCTCCGCCTCTGCCTCGCCTCGCCCACACTCGTGCACGCCCAGTAGCAACGAATAGTCCATGAGGTGCAGTTTTGTTAGGAACtggtggataaaaaaaaataccgtctTAGTGCATCGTGGATTACTTACtataattatcaatattattttaatcctcTGATTTTCCCAgtgatttaaatttcaatataaaaaaaaaatgtttttttaaaattttatttcaataatgttGGGCGACATCGAATGACACGAAGCTGGCCATAGTTGTATgctatacaattaaaattttaatattactattatatacgATATTGAGACggcttaaaattacaaaaaggcTATCAACCATCTGTCTTcggaggattctcgagtacttcggtcacattgccagaagagatggtgacaatcttgaaaagatagtggtcacgGGCAAAGTGGtaggaaataaaagaagaagaaatactttattgcacacaaacatcaatatatacataaaaacataaaagagACCTTGTGGACGTCGGACGGCGAAcgtcaaatccgcactgctctcgacacaAAAGTGCATATAGCTTTACACGTTGCTAAAAGcggagtcaaatggcacaaaagcGTCCGAAAGGTTGtcagtggaaggggtcacgaccctcagcaatgaggaacacgacgtagagagattTTCaccattttagttttaatttaccgCGGGAAAGAAGCGATTTCAAACTTTTTTAGTAAGTACTAGTATAGCTATTCCGCTGTTAAGTGTTTTTTCTAGGCGACTGAATACCGTGGACATTATGTGTGTAAATTAAGCCGCAGataattatagtatatttaactGTTGTGTTGTATATATGTGATCTCTTagcatcttgtcagtctccggtcggcgaatgacaacaagcttcagattcccttatctcgctctcagcgctataacgagtcactgttcactgttaaagctgtaacactggaactcgctcccctgggaaatacgtcattccgaaacgatttacctgtttaaacatcgcttaaaaaattactacttatctatgtaactgaatattatgtaagtttataatagcataaatatatatcatatatatctattatagtatatataaatttatatcggtatttgtgtagttaatatgtaaatgtggtatgtaagtttttttttttgtaacatactttatgcaccatccactttccacttttttaacggcttcgtacgctcaggtcgcctttaaaagatcacttttagtgataaggccgcctttgcaccctagcactaagtacaattactgttttctttgtatttttcctattgtgttgtgttgcaataaagtttttctattctattctattctataattgCTCAGAATTACCTCGacatcggccgtcaaagtttcAAGCAGCTTCTCTTTGGCGTCGTCACCAATGTCAATTCTGACACCCTGCTTGATAAAGTCGTTGTCCTTCAAAGTGGGTAGTTCCTTTTCGAGCTCCTTCTCGGACGCCTCTCGGTCCACTGTTGACCCTTTCAGGTCGTATTTTCTGTACAAGGCAATTATTAACAGTTAGGGACTCCGACCGTGTCAGGTCTTTTCTAGATTCGATAATCGGGCCGATATTCTTGCTGATACTGCTTTTGACAGACTTGTGAAAGGGACAGTTTAAATATTAgaatctgtatattttattttagcagtTTTAAACTAAAAGAGGTAAACTAGAGGCTACTATTTGCAGCGACCCATAAgcgtattttatttactactagctgGCCCgcacaacttcgtctgcaccaaatcggttattacagaACCTAATTGCAGTGTATCGGGTAAAGTTTTATTCCCAATCTATATTATAAGCTTCCGGGCGGCCTGTGGCATTTTTCTTGTtattagcatttctatacccgccCTAACTTcaaaacgataggtccaatttgcatagcttaaagaggaatttgcaggtacataatcaattatatttatgattaattataaaactatttatttgtatggattaatatcattaaattaattaattaaagattaatataattaaagaggaatttgcaggtacataatcaattatatttatgattaattataaaactatttatttgtatggattaatatcattaaattaattaattaaagattaatataattaaagaggaatttgcaggtacataatcaattatatttatgattaattataaaactatttatttgtatggattaatatcatgatagaaATGTTACAATCTttcgattgtacccgtgttttgattgacaaattataacggtAAAATCCcaaaggcgtgtagagtccaccaatccgcagtagGCCAGCAATGTGAACCTTCGGGAAATTGAGAGATTCAAAGTTGTATCTTACTTGTGTATATTCAGGTGATTAGAAAAAACGTTTCTCGTGGCGACGAGGTAGTGTTCGATACCATCCACTGTCAGTCGATACATGCCGAGGTACTGAGGTAGTAACGTCTTCCCATGCCTTTCGACTATATACTGTggacaaaagaaaatattaattttcatattatacacCCGTAaactagcggtgatagcctactgggaagccgaagccttttCGGGTAACAGAGTTCAATTGCCAGCATTCACCTCGAGcatttcggagttacgtgcgtttttaacttaagttaataaatattgctttaacttgctttaaccgtacctgagagttctccataatgttctcaagggctcACACGAAATCTACCATACGCACTTGACCAGTTGTctagggcctaaacccttctcattccgaggggAGCCCCGTGCCGGTACtgggtatcatcatcatcacatcaacccattaccgggccactacaaaGCACGTGTCACTTCTAACAATGAAAAAGGGTGCGGCCCTTGgtggacttattttttattaagtatttatagtagcgtatttgtatgtttatatgtttgtatatatgtatggaatatattttatatttttgtacatatctttaatatgttatgtttagtatatactatgttttatgttcttttttatgttaatttagttttaaatcctaatatttaattttgtttgttgtaccacctacttatttcttataacattttcttgtatgcctttggttgcctggaagagatcgctatttagcgataaggccgccaaattgtacgttctaccttattgtgctgttgtatttgtatctctgtaaattttctctgtggtgtatttggtgtacaataaaaatgtattcaatcattcattcattcaagttatattttaaatactcaaaacgcacataacttagacaagttgCTGGAAtttgaaagtgaagttgagctcttACCCAATGCGATAATGGGTATAGTGGACCTAAAATGGGTTGATAACAAtgaataaggttttttttatgtgcaGTGTTTCATATCCCCAtggatacgctcgaccgtaccAATAGGAAGATCTCCCTCCGTGCGGGTGTTTGTGTTCGGGGACCGAGATGCAACCATTCATCTTTGGTAGTTGGGCAAAGATGCAGGATCtgtgtagcgccatctagtttgataATAAGGAGACCGCGATAAATTCCAGCTTTAGTAATCTTAAAACGATTAGCATTAGGTTATAAATGATTCACATTTTACAGTATTGTGTATGTAATTGATGAGTTTTATCCATGCGATTCGATGAATTTCTCCGATTATCTAATCAAAGTATACCTATACAATATCACATCATtgaaatgtattatatataggtacagGCTATATTGCAATTTTGGAAG from Pararge aegeria chromosome 20, ilParAegt1.1, whole genome shotgun sequence includes these protein-coding regions:
- the LOC120632601 gene encoding phosphatidylinositol 5-phosphate 4-kinase type-2 alpha isoform X2, giving the protein MSVPSTGLSKLKKKHIRVKHQKVKLFRANEPLLSVFMWGVNHTINELSHVSIPVMLLPDDFRAYSKLKVDNHLFNKENMPSHFKVKEYCPLVFRNLRERFGIDDIDYKESLTRSQPIPDDSSGKSGAKFYQSYDRLFILKTLTSEEVERMHSFLKHYHPYIVERHGKTLLPQYLGMYRLTVDGIEHYLVATRNVFSNHLNIHKKYDLKGSTVDREASEKELEKELPTLKDNDFIKQGVRIDIGDDAKEKLLETLTADVEFLTKLHLMDYSLLLGVHECGRGEAEAEAARQREAEADSEAESESDSDTDNRHGDRWGFNTPPDSPRGLGRQPSLRYEGIIPELDIYAIPSHEGAPKKEIYFVALIDVLTHYGVKKQAAKAAKTVKYGSNVDGISTCDPEQYGKRFIEFVAKAIEVN